In a single window of the Acetivibrio clariflavus DSM 19732 genome:
- a CDS encoding RNA polymerase sigma factor: MLDLSFRPEDCMEEFVLKYENRLYRTAIAIIGNKADAEEIVQDVFVKVIEKCPIFQSPKHEIAWLIRVTVNLCKSRLRSSWWKKTVPLLESYPAQTEEQNYLMEAILSLPAKYRIVIHLFYYEGYTTKEIAEITEQKESTVRSLLTRARHKLKSFIEEELL, encoded by the coding sequence ATGCTTGATCTATCCTTCCGGCCGGAGGATTGTATGGAGGAATTTGTATTAAAATATGAAAACAGGCTATATAGAACTGCTATTGCTATCATTGGGAACAAAGCTGATGCAGAAGAAATAGTACAGGATGTATTTGTCAAGGTAATTGAGAAATGCCCGATTTTTCAATCTCCGAAACACGAAATTGCATGGCTTATTCGGGTAACCGTTAACCTTTGCAAAAGTCGCTTGCGATCAAGTTGGTGGAAGAAAACAGTGCCTCTACTTGAGTCTTATCCGGCACAGACAGAAGAACAGAACTATCTGATGGAAGCAATCCTGTCTTTGCCTGCAAAATACAGAATTGTGATTCATTTATTCTATTATGAAGGATATACAACAAAGGAAATTGCAGAGATTACAGAACAAAAGGAATCTACTGTCAGAAGTTTGCTCACCCGAGCACGTCATAAACTAAAATCATTCATTGAGGAGGAGCTGTTATGA
- a CDS encoding SNF2-related protein gives MITRYHAIYYARVLAQRAIGDNIDSLSQSLLNAAVDINPHQIEAALFAFRSPLSKGIILADEVGLGKTIEAGLVLCQYWAIGKRKIIVVCPAALRKQWSFELTEKFGIDNEILDSKNYNEYVRIGRNPFDNKKVVICSYNFVARKKDEIRLFGFDLAIIDEAHKLRNVYKKNSVTAHAVREALENVKKLLLTATPFQNSLMELYGLTSIIDENIFGDAKSFRANYVYEENYSELQMRLAPYYKRTLRKNVVEYINYTKRLPLTQKFDSTDLEFELYTKVSEFLRSDNLYSIPVKQKMLTTMMVRKILASSTYALLGTLATIKARLEKMLEENKYQQFDLNEIFDEDEIELLNENEEDSIDSDVNSPTEDEIIDTKQIQKEIAAIQSFINLAEQIKHDSKAKALLIALQKAFEQIELIGANRKALIFTESKRTQAYLKEFLEQNGYRGKIVIFNGSNSDKQSNEILEAWLKANAYTGKISGIRAADRRAAIVDYFKDKAEIMIATEAAAEGLNLQFCSLVVNYDLPWNPQRIEQRIGRCHRYGQKSDVVVVNFVNQRNYADLRVFELLNDKFKLFSDVFGTSDEILGQIDGVDFEKRIWLIYQECRTEAEISAAFEKLQAELESKINTRLKDVKEQVLKTFDVEVQERLKLAKEHTCAFINRYEYIFWELTKFILGDKAVFNDSNHSFILKERIGESPKGKYCLITSKETEGIPYRLSHPLAQYVLKQASAIKVTGGKIIFSPLETELNVTLPEDLKGKSGYLLLSSLDVLAFDTEQYSLFTAYTDDGQPLSQELCEKLFLCAGREVKPTGLTPVQQRKLKESAEQHRKGKLQQIDSRNLLYFKEEEERIFQWEKDMINSLEKELDTIKRQIREQERLIRNAVTIEEKIAATKKLDQLESIKRRKRNELADREDEIASKRRKLLAELDSRMIRKIHHEDLFAIEWQIV, from the coding sequence ATGATTACAAGATATCATGCAATATACTATGCACGTGTTCTTGCGCAAAGAGCAATAGGCGATAATATAGACAGTTTGTCACAATCATTATTAAATGCCGCTGTGGATATAAATCCACACCAAATTGAGGCGGCTTTATTTGCGTTTCGTTCTCCGCTCTCCAAAGGCATTATTCTTGCCGACGAGGTTGGTTTGGGAAAAACCATAGAAGCCGGATTAGTGCTGTGCCAATACTGGGCTATTGGTAAGCGGAAGATAATTGTTGTTTGTCCTGCTGCCCTCCGAAAACAATGGAGTTTTGAACTGACAGAAAAGTTTGGTATTGATAATGAAATCCTTGATTCAAAAAATTACAACGAATATGTCCGCATTGGGCGTAATCCGTTTGACAATAAAAAGGTTGTCATTTGTTCTTATAATTTTGTTGCCCGAAAAAAAGATGAAATACGTTTGTTTGGCTTTGACTTGGCTATTATTGATGAGGCGCATAAACTGAGAAATGTATATAAAAAGAATAGTGTCACAGCACACGCTGTTCGGGAAGCTCTTGAAAATGTAAAGAAACTGCTCCTAACGGCTACGCCGTTTCAAAACAGCCTTATGGAATTATACGGACTAACCTCCATAATAGACGAAAACATTTTTGGCGATGCTAAATCATTTCGTGCCAATTATGTATATGAAGAGAATTATTCTGAACTGCAAATGAGGCTTGCACCTTATTATAAAAGAACCTTGCGAAAAAACGTGGTGGAGTATATAAACTATACCAAACGTCTGCCTTTGACACAAAAATTTGATTCCACCGATTTGGAGTTTGAGTTGTACACAAAGGTTTCGGAATTTTTGCGTTCCGACAACTTATATTCTATACCTGTTAAACAGAAAATGTTGACAACAATGATGGTTAGAAAAATACTGGCATCTTCTACATATGCTTTGCTCGGCACATTGGCTACTATAAAAGCACGACTGGAAAAAATGCTTGAAGAAAATAAATACCAGCAGTTTGATTTGAATGAGATTTTTGATGAGGATGAGATTGAACTTCTTAATGAAAATGAAGAAGATAGTATCGATAGTGATGTTAACTCGCCTACAGAGGATGAAATAATAGATACAAAACAAATACAAAAAGAAATTGCAGCAATACAGTCATTTATAAATTTGGCTGAACAAATTAAGCATGATTCGAAAGCTAAAGCACTCCTTATAGCATTACAGAAAGCATTTGAACAGATTGAATTAATAGGTGCGAATCGTAAAGCACTTATTTTTACAGAATCAAAACGAACGCAAGCATATTTGAAAGAATTTCTTGAGCAAAATGGATACCGGGGAAAAATTGTTATTTTTAACGGATCAAACTCGGACAAGCAATCAAACGAGATACTGGAGGCTTGGCTTAAGGCTAATGCCTATACAGGCAAAATAAGCGGTATCCGCGCGGCGGACCGACGTGCCGCCATTGTTGACTATTTTAAGGACAAGGCGGAAATTATGATTGCAACAGAAGCTGCTGCGGAAGGATTAAACCTGCAATTTTGCTCACTTGTTGTGAACTATGATTTACCTTGGAATCCACAGAGAATAGAACAGCGCATTGGCCGCTGTCACCGCTACGGACAAAAAAGCGATGTCGTCGTTGTAAATTTCGTAAATCAGCGTAACTACGCCGATTTACGTGTATTCGAGCTGCTAAATGATAAATTTAAACTGTTTAGCGATGTGTTCGGGACATCCGATGAAATACTGGGTCAAATCGACGGTGTTGATTTTGAAAAGCGTATATGGCTCATATACCAGGAATGTCGGACCGAAGCTGAGATCAGTGCTGCGTTTGAAAAACTTCAAGCCGAACTGGAAAGTAAAATTAATACGCGCCTGAAAGACGTAAAAGAACAAGTACTGAAAACCTTTGACGTGGAAGTTCAGGAACGGTTGAAATTAGCAAAAGAACACACCTGTGCGTTCATAAACCGTTACGAATATATCTTCTGGGAACTGACGAAATTTATTTTAGGAGATAAAGCGGTTTTCAACGATAGCAACCACTCTTTTATATTAAAAGAACGTATTGGAGAATCTCCAAAAGGAAAGTATTGTCTTATTACAAGTAAAGAAACCGAGGGGATACCTTACCGTCTTTCTCATCCGCTTGCGCAATATGTGCTGAAGCAGGCTTCAGCTATAAAAGTTACGGGTGGTAAGATTATATTTTCTCCATTGGAAACAGAATTAAATGTAACTTTGCCGGAGGATTTGAAAGGAAAAAGCGGATACCTGCTTCTTTCGTCATTGGATGTTTTGGCATTCGATACAGAACAATACAGCTTATTTACGGCATATACAGATGACGGACAACCATTGTCTCAGGAATTATGTGAGAAATTGTTTCTTTGTGCCGGACGTGAAGTCAAACCAACAGGACTTACCCCTGTACAACAGCGTAAATTGAAAGAGAGTGCAGAACAGCATCGAAAAGGGAAATTACAGCAGATTGACTCGCGAAATCTCTTATATTTTAAGGAAGAGGAAGAACGCATCTTCCAATGGGAGAAGGATATGATAAATAGTCTGGAAAAAGAGCTTGATACGATTAAGCGGCAAATCCGTGAGCAGGAAAGGTTAATACGCAATGCTGTAACAATAGAGGAGAAAATTGCAGCAACAAAAAAGCTAGATCAACTTGAAAGCATCAAGCGGCGAAAGCGCAATGAGCTTGCTGACAGAGAAGATGAAATCGCAAGCAAACGCCGCAAACTGTTGGCTGAATTGGACAGCCGAATGATAAGAAAAATTCATCACGAGGATCTATTCGCTATTGAATGGCAGATTGTATAA
- a CDS encoding M56 family metallopeptidase, producing the protein MSELFLAVLNMSLTASYVILFVMIVRLLLKKAPKVISYVLWSVVAFRLIIPFSFESMFSLIPRNTNAVPIPHDIIYQQSPQINSGIEVVDSFVSQSLPAPTVEASVNPLQIYMEIGAYIWILGIMVLLIYSLVSVLQLKRQLKSAQLIKKNIYEAKNLKTPFVLGLINPKIYLPVGLSKEEQNYILIHEQTHIHRKDHIIKTLAFLIVSIHWFNPLVWIAFILMSTDMELSCDERVLKVMNEDIKKPYANSLLSLATGRHILNGSPLAFGEGNVKGRIKNVLNYKKPRFWIIFFSIIIVVTIGIGLVANPKSTASFNGSSYRVKEILYQAPMYSFSYTLDTAPQYCISSDYVFYSKQSSDEDWVMHGGLDPYKISRQELYTLFNSPSDNVHEAINKIKLIYRVDTDDDNKTFYLVMQLKNGDVLLALGYDNEEIHHIRWLFRLEKISDINGEVADRNSNANDINNDDQITSFAWEFINKDIANFELNPGVNIIDSKITRIELIETFDNLADAPIDVYALEYRLLPEDLSKVVLAGGMQVDEEGWLKETSSMGSPLLVVSRNSASAEFIGTLWTVGVKENGGLEPSIKELLKVKDENEIAKFVEENLAIIMSSPKQASNPYAYIQAHQEEYENIKKLGGEKALQYMLSQFESGNAEGLRGHIMMQLCKELLGMRNNVTDETLTPQEWYDALSIRQEVKLPDFEYDGSDPIEKLVYATEIEKNSQPQRGFTIVAPKIFGSYEEDELLKVFVTTFSATYKLYGNVLDEVGGSVVPSAITYKKDNSGNYVLEKYEQAKDGADWQPSIKKFCTMPVSEKEIPGLADKIIDHYGNRDDIRTLHWENLFKHLKANGIKDATLFNSRGEIEFSMSKPQYIN; encoded by the coding sequence ATGAGTGAACTATTTCTTGCTGTTTTAAATATGAGCCTTACGGCAAGCTATGTAATCCTTTTTGTGATGATTGTCAGACTATTGCTCAAAAAAGCTCCAAAAGTCATCTCCTATGTCTTATGGAGTGTGGTTGCTTTTCGCCTTATAATTCCATTTTCCTTTGAAAGCATGTTTAGCCTTATACCACGCAATACGAATGCTGTTCCAATCCCCCATGATATAATCTATCAGCAAAGTCCGCAGATTAATAGTGGGATAGAAGTAGTAGATTCATTTGTAAGCCAATCACTTCCTGCTCCTACTGTTGAAGCAAGTGTAAATCCATTGCAGATTTATATGGAAATAGGAGCATATATATGGATTTTAGGAATAATGGTATTACTTATTTACAGTTTAGTGTCTGTTTTACAATTAAAAAGACAGCTTAAAAGTGCACAGTTAATAAAAAAGAATATCTATGAAGCGAAGAATTTGAAAACACCATTTGTGCTTGGATTAATAAACCCCAAGATATATTTACCGGTTGGATTGAGCAAAGAGGAACAAAATTATATCCTCATACATGAACAAACCCATATCCATCGGAAAGACCATATCATTAAAACATTAGCTTTCTTAATAGTGTCCATACATTGGTTTAATCCCCTTGTGTGGATTGCGTTTATATTAATGAGTACAGATATGGAGCTATCTTGTGACGAAAGAGTATTGAAAGTAATGAATGAAGATATTAAAAAGCCTTATGCTAATTCGCTATTATCTCTTGCTACCGGAAGGCATATTCTAAATGGAAGTCCACTTGCTTTTGGCGAGGGGAATGTAAAAGGGAGAATAAAAAATGTTTTAAACTATAAAAAGCCAAGGTTTTGGATAATATTTTTTTCAATTATCATTGTGGTAACAATTGGAATAGGATTGGTAGCAAATCCTAAGTCTACAGCATCATTTAACGGTTCATCCTATCGCGTTAAAGAAATTCTATACCAAGCACCTATGTACTCTTTTAGCTATACATTGGATACTGCACCCCAATATTGTATTTCATCCGACTATGTGTTCTACAGCAAACAGTCCTCGGATGAAGATTGGGTCATGCACGGTGGATTAGACCCTTATAAAATCAGCAGACAGGAGTTGTATACACTATTCAATTCACCTTCTGATAATGTTCATGAAGCAATCAATAAAATAAAATTGATTTATCGCGTCGATACAGATGATGATAATAAGACATTCTATTTGGTGATGCAGCTCAAGAATGGGGATGTACTATTGGCATTAGGGTATGATAACGAGGAAATCCATCACATTCGCTGGCTATTTAGATTAGAGAAAATAAGTGATATTAATGGTGAAGTCGCTGATAGAAATTCGAATGCTAATGATATTAACAATGATGATCAAATCACCAGTTTTGCATGGGAATTTATAAATAAAGATATCGCAAACTTTGAATTAAACCCAGGAGTAAATATTATTGACAGTAAGATAACAAGGATAGAGTTAATAGAAACTTTCGATAATTTGGCAGATGCACCTATTGATGTTTATGCACTGGAATACCGGTTACTTCCTGAAGATTTGAGTAAAGTTGTTTTGGCTGGCGGAATGCAGGTAGATGAGGAAGGCTGGCTTAAAGAAACCAGCAGCATGGGCAGCCCGCTTTTGGTTGTATCCCGAAATAGCGCTTCAGCAGAGTTTATTGGAACACTCTGGACGGTAGGAGTGAAAGAAAATGGAGGCTTGGAACCATCAATAAAAGAGTTGCTAAAAGTGAAGGATGAAAATGAGATTGCAAAATTCGTAGAAGAAAACCTTGCTATTATAATGTCTTCACCAAAGCAAGCTTCAAATCCGTATGCTTATATTCAGGCACATCAGGAAGAATATGAGAATATTAAAAAGCTCGGTGGAGAGAAAGCGCTCCAATACATGCTGTCCCAGTTTGAAAGCGGCAATGCCGAGGGGCTTCGGGGGCATATCATGATGCAGCTATGCAAGGAGCTTCTTGGAATGCGAAACAACGTGACTGACGAAACCCTCACCCCGCAGGAATGGTATGACGCTCTGTCAATCAGGCAGGAAGTCAAACTACCGGACTTTGAGTATGATGGGAGCGATCCTATAGAAAAACTGGTCTACGCTACTGAAATCGAAAAGAACTCTCAACCTCAACGAGGATTTACGATAGTTGCACCAAAAATTTTCGGAAGCTATGAAGAGGACGAACTGTTAAAAGTATTTGTGACCACCTTCAGCGCAACCTACAAGCTTTATGGCAATGTGCTGGATGAGGTGGGTGGTAGCGTCGTTCCATCGGCCATTACTTATAAAAAGGATAATAGCGGTAATTACGTGCTTGAAAAATATGAGCAGGCAAAAGATGGTGCAGACTGGCAACCATCCATCAAAAAGTTCTGCACGATGCCTGTATCGGAAAAGGAAATACCGGGGCTTGCCGATAAAATAATTGACCATTATGGGAATCGTGATGACATACGCACTCTCCATTGGGAAAATCTATTTAAGCATTTAAAGGCAAACGGTATCAAAGACGCGACTCTTTTTAATTCTCGCGGCGAGATTGAGTTTTCTATGAGCAAACCACAGTACATCAATTAA
- a CDS encoding IS3 family transposase: MKKNEPGLEDRLGVADKYIKAGHAAKTVLKLVKVARSTYYYWKRNRNRRDSSEGNRKGRKPEGYSLDETGRKIKDEEIVSIIREILSGECSCYGYKKVTAHLRVLYKIKINKKKVYRLMRENGLLKPVNRKHAHRRRVDDRKVGRPNQMWATDIKYGYIAGKGRTFYIINYIDVFTRELVGSYADYSINSKKAVRALDKAIKDRGIDPLGLILRSDNGSQYISENFAEYCKIKGIYHEFTHVRCPEENGHIEAYHGILEEELLSRSEFDSLEEARAALLDWEDFYNNRRLHWGLKLKTPKRHIKNMLKKLKK, encoded by the coding sequence ATTAAAAAAAACGAGCCCGGGCTTGAAGATAGATTAGGGGTAGCAGATAAATACATAAAAGCAGGGCATGCTGCGAAAACAGTATTAAAGTTAGTTAAAGTAGCGCGCAGTACATACTATTACTGGAAGAGAAATAGAAACCGAAGGGACTCGTCTGAAGGGAACAGAAAAGGAAGAAAGCCAGAAGGATATTCTTTGGATGAGACAGGTAGAAAAATTAAAGATGAAGAGATAGTTTCAATAATTCGGGAAATTTTGAGTGGAGAGTGCAGTTGCTATGGTTACAAGAAAGTAACTGCACATCTCAGGGTATTATACAAGATAAAAATAAACAAGAAGAAAGTATATCGGTTGATGCGCGAAAATGGACTTTTAAAGCCAGTTAACAGGAAACATGCACATAGAAGAAGGGTAGATGACAGAAAAGTTGGAAGACCGAATCAAATGTGGGCTACGGACATTAAGTATGGCTATATTGCAGGAAAAGGCAGGACATTTTACATTATTAATTATATAGATGTTTTTACAAGAGAGCTTGTTGGAAGCTATGCTGATTATAGTATAAATTCAAAGAAAGCGGTCAGGGCTTTAGATAAAGCAATTAAGGATAGGGGAATTGATCCGTTAGGACTTATTTTAAGGAGCGATAATGGGTCTCAATACATAAGTGAGAACTTCGCGGAATATTGCAAAATAAAAGGAATTTATCATGAATTTACTCATGTAAGATGTCCGGAAGAAAACGGTCATATAGAAGCGTATCATGGAATTCTTGAGGAAGAATTATTGAGTAGAAGTGAATTTGACAGTTTAGAAGAGGCGAGAGCTGCTTTATTAGACTGGGAAGATTTTTACAATAACAGGAGATTACACTGGGGACTTAAGTTAAAAACACCTAAAAGGCATATAAAGAATATGCTCAAAAAACTGAAAAAGTAA
- the ltrA gene encoding group II intron reverse transcriptase/maturase, whose amino-acid sequence MAAKIVIEPVFEADFQPCSYGFRPKRNAKQAMDRIYEMADKGGALWVIDADIRDYFGSINHDKLLLLVKQRITDRRVLKLIKGWLKAGVLEDGQYSESTVGAPQGGVISPLLSNIYLNYFDVCWSKRFGHLGELVRYADDFVILCKKLSQAEEALRAVKWIMKKLELTLHSEKTRLVDMYFGKDSFDFLGFNNRFQRFRNKSWQWYWTLQQIPSKKAMKKMRANIKEVFASPSKLLLSMEEMVKLLNPKIIGMRNYYARRFARPWLWKIDKYINFKFTRWYNRKKQRNYRLGNAAKVRELTKQAGLASMCG is encoded by the coding sequence ATGGCGGCAAAGATAGTAATAGAGCCGGTATTTGAAGCAGATTTTCAGCCTTGCTCGTATGGGTTCCGACCGAAAAGAAATGCAAAACAGGCAATGGACAGGATATATGAAATGGCAGACAAAGGCGGAGCATTATGGGTAATAGATGCTGACATAAGAGATTATTTTGGGAGCATCAACCATGATAAGCTGCTTTTGCTGGTCAAACAGAGAATAACTGACCGAAGGGTGCTGAAGCTGATAAAAGGCTGGCTGAAGGCAGGAGTGCTGGAAGACGGGCAATACAGTGAAAGTACTGTTGGTGCACCCCAGGGCGGAGTTATTTCACCACTGTTATCCAATATATATTTGAATTATTTTGATGTATGTTGGAGTAAGAGGTTCGGACACTTGGGAGAATTAGTACGATATGCAGATGATTTTGTGATATTATGCAAGAAGTTATCTCAAGCAGAAGAAGCGTTGCGTGCTGTAAAATGGATTATGAAAAAGCTGGAACTAACATTGCATAGTGAGAAAACAAGGCTTGTTGATATGTATTTCGGAAAAGACAGCTTTGATTTTCTCGGCTTCAACAACAGATTTCAGCGATTCAGAAACAAAAGCTGGCAGTGGTATTGGACACTACAGCAGATACCGTCCAAGAAGGCTATGAAGAAAATGAGGGCTAACATCAAAGAGGTGTTTGCAAGTCCGAGCAAATTGCTGTTGAGCATGGAAGAGATGGTTAAGTTGCTCAATCCTAAAATCATTGGCATGAGAAACTATTATGCCAGACGATTTGCAAGACCATGGTTATGGAAGATAGATAAGTATATCAATTTTAAGTTTACCCGTTGGTACAATCGGAAGAAACAACGTAACTATAGGCTAGGGAATGCTGCTAAAGTCAGAGAATTGACTAAGCAAGCGGGACTGGCAAGTATGTGCGGCTGA
- a CDS encoding helix-turn-helix domain-containing protein yields the protein MAISYKKLWKLLIDRDMKKKDLQKIAGISSATITKLGKNENVNTEVLEKICRALECDISNIMEIIPDNK from the coding sequence ATGGCAATCAGTTATAAAAAGCTTTGGAAACTATTGATTGATAGAGATATGAAGAAAAAAGACCTGCAAAAGATTGCAGGTATAAGTTCTGCAACAATAACAAAGCTTGGCAAAAACGAAAATGTGAATACTGAAGTATTAGAAAAAATATGTAGGGCTTTGGAATGTGATATAAGTAATATTATGGAAATTATACCAGATAATAAATAA
- a CDS encoding recombinase family protein, with amino-acid sequence MTAVNPKWLLVDVYIDIASSKTGSSRKEFNRMLNDCKSSNIEIILSKNISRFGRDTVDVLEALNQLKVLGVPVIFDQEALNTADIDDELMISIIESITQAENKSRGDNIKWGIKQRAAQGTSKLYNRKCYGYFNDADGNLAIDEKEAKNVRLIFNLYLQGKSVLGIVKELERLGIKSPTERLHGPREQLT; translated from the coding sequence ATGACAGCAGTTAATCCCAAATGGTTATTGGTAGATGTGTATATAGATATTGCTTCAAGCAAGACAGGTTCTTCTCGTAAAGAGTTTAATCGTATGCTAAATGATTGTAAGTCTAGTAATATTGAAATTATACTAAGCAAGAATATTAGCAGATTTGGCCGGGATACCGTGGATGTTTTGGAGGCGTTGAACCAGCTAAAGGTTCTTGGTGTTCCAGTCATATTTGACCAGGAAGCGCTAAATACAGCCGATATAGATGACGAATTGATGATTTCAATTATCGAGTCAATTACTCAGGCAGAGAATAAATCACGTGGCGACAATATTAAGTGGGGTATCAAACAACGTGCTGCACAAGGGACCTCAAAGTTATATAATAGAAAATGTTATGGGTATTTTAATGATGCAGATGGTAATCTGGCAATTGATGAGAAAGAGGCGAAAAATGTCCGATTGATATTTAACCTCTATCTTCAAGGCAAGAGTGTTTTAGGAATTGTGAAAGAACTGGAACGACTAGGAATTAAATCGCCTACCGAAAGGCTGCATGGCCCAAGAGAACAATTGACGTAA
- the ltrA gene encoding group II intron reverse transcriptase/maturase encodes MIAEKAINTHEKVRDFQNRLYLTAKADRKRKFYALYDKIYRKDILEEAWKRVKQNGGAGGIDKVSIDDVKAYGEEKLLDEIAEDLRAEKYRCKPVRRTYIPKQDGRKRALGIPTIKDRIVQMAAKIVIEPVFEADFQPCSYGFRPKRNAKQAMDRIYEMADKGGALWVIDADIRDYFGSINHDKLLLLVKQRITDRRVLKLIKGWLKAGVLEDGQYSESTVGAPQGGVISPLLSNIYLNYFDVCWSKRFGHLGELVRYADDFVILCKKLSQAEEALRAVKWIMKKLELTLHSEKTRLVDMYFGKDSFDFLGFNNRFQRFRNKSWQWYWTLQQIPSKKAMKKMRANIKEVFASPSKLLLSMEEMVKLLNPKIIGMRNYYARRFARPWLWKIDKFINFKFTRWYNRKKQRNYRLGNAAKVRELTKQAGLASMCG; translated from the coding sequence GTGATTGCCGAAAAAGCTATAAACACCCATGAAAAAGTACGAGACTTCCAAAACAGACTATACCTTACAGCCAAAGCTGACCGAAAGAGAAAGTTCTATGCGTTGTATGACAAGATATACCGTAAGGACATCTTGGAAGAAGCATGGAAACGGGTAAAACAGAATGGTGGAGCAGGCGGTATTGACAAAGTCAGCATTGATGATGTGAAAGCGTACGGCGAAGAAAAACTGCTGGACGAAATAGCAGAAGATTTGCGGGCAGAGAAATATCGGTGCAAGCCTGTCAGACGAACCTATATTCCAAAACAAGATGGTAGAAAAAGAGCATTAGGAATACCTACGATTAAGGACAGAATAGTGCAGATGGCGGCAAAGATAGTAATAGAGCCGGTATTTGAAGCAGATTTTCAGCCTTGCTCGTATGGGTTCCGACCGAAAAGAAATGCAAAACAGGCAATGGACAGGATATATGAAATGGCAGACAAAGGCGGAGCATTATGGGTAATAGATGCTGACATAAGAGATTATTTTGGGAGCATCAACCATGATAAGCTGCTTTTGCTGGTCAAACAGAGAATAACTGACCGAAGGGTGCTGAAGCTGATAAAAGGCTGGCTGAAGGCAGGAGTGCTGGAAGACGGGCAATACAGTGAAAGTACTGTTGGTGCACCCCAGGGCGGAGTTATTTCACCACTGTTATCCAATATATATTTGAATTATTTTGATGTATGTTGGAGTAAGAGGTTCGGACACTTGGGAGAATTAGTACGATATGCAGATGATTTTGTGATATTATGCAAGAAGTTATCTCAAGCAGAAGAAGCGTTGCGTGCTGTAAAATGGATTATGAAAAAGCTGGAACTAACATTGCATAGTGAGAAAACAAGGCTTGTTGACATGTATTTCGGAAAAGACAGCTTTGACTTTCTAGGTTTCAACAACAGATTTCAGCGATTCAGAAACAAAAGCTGGCAGTGGTATTGGACACTACAGCAGATACCGTCCAAGAAGGCTATGAAGAAAATGAGGGCTAACATCAAAGAGGTGTTTGCAAGTCCGAGCAAATTGCTGTTGAGCATGGAAGAGATGGTTAAGTTGCTCAATCCTAAAATCATTGGCATGAGAAACTATTATGCCAGACGATTTGCAAGACCATGGTTATGGAAGATAGATAAGTTTATCAATTTTAAGTTTACCCGTTGGTACAATCGGAAGAAACAACGTAACTATAGGCTAGGGAATGCTGCTAAAGTCAGAGAATTGACTAAGCAAGCGGGACTGGCAAGTATGTGCGGCTGA
- a CDS encoding transposase, translated as MRKRFTVEQKLAAIKDYEAGVRVAEICRKHNISPNTFYKWRAKYEETGVDGLAPKAISSITSKEYELRRENEELKKLLGEKELAIKIYKDLLKKTSPGLKID; from the coding sequence ATGAGGAAGAGATTCACAGTTGAACAAAAATTAGCAGCAATTAAGGATTATGAGGCAGGAGTTAGAGTAGCGGAGATATGCAGAAAGCATAATATTAGCCCTAATACCTTCTATAAATGGAGAGCTAAATATGAGGAAACAGGAGTAGATGGTCTTGCGCCAAAGGCAATAAGCTCCATTACCTCGAAAGAGTATGAACTACGGAGAGAAAATGAAGAATTGAAGAAACTCCTGGGTGAAAAAGAATTAGCAATTAAGATATATAAGGATCTATTAAAAAAAACGAGCCCGGGCTTGAAGATAGATTAG
- a CDS encoding recombinase family protein — protein sequence MLSNEKYMGNVRLLDNGKHDAYYLAEGNNPAIISKETFQAVQIEKQHRSNVIKSEEGVQRKSKKYSSKK from the coding sequence ATGCTAAGTAATGAAAAGTATATGGGCAATGTGCGGTTGTTGGATAACGGAAAGCATGATGCATACTATCTGGCAGAGGGTAACAATCCGGCGATCATATCCAAGGAAACTTTCCAAGCGGTGCAGATTGAAAAACAGCACCGAAGTAATGTTATTAAAAGCGAAGAAGGAGTCCAGAGAAAAAGCAAAAAGTACAGCTCAAAAAAGTAA